CCCCAGCCGCCGTCGTCCACGACGCCGACGATCTGCGGGCTCAGGTTCACCGTCGCGCTCGGCACCTGCATCTCACCGGGAATGTCGTAGAGCTCCAGGCCCTCGGCGGCGTGCTCGTTGAGGACGATCCGCGGGGCCAGGGACGGCGCGTCGGTGAAGTCCAGCCACTCGCCCGAGACCGGCCGGAAGGGCCGGAACTCGGTGATGTCGCCGGAGAGGGAGGTCAGGATCAGCTCGATGGCCTGGCCGGCGGGCAGCGAGGCGTTGGGATCGGGCTCCTCGTAGCAGCCGGTGGCGTCACAGTAGGTCGTCGTCCCGCCGTAGGCCCCCGGCATGTCGAACGGGGCGGCCTGCGGGTTGATCGGCGCGACGCCCGGCTCCCCGAGGATGACGCTCTCCGAGCTGACCGCGACGGCGTCGTTCCGGCCGGCCAGGACGTCCTGGGCGATCCCGGCACTGGTGGCGTGCATCGGCAGGTACATCCGCGTCGTGCCGTCGACGCCTTGGGTCAACTCGATGTCGGCGAGCATCGCTCGTTGTGCGATCTCCGCGCCCGCCTGGACGGCGACGACGGCGAGCACTCCGAGGAAGAGGCTGACCATGGACAGGAAGGTGCGCAGCTTGCGCGCCCGGATGCCCTGACCGCCGATGATGAGCGAGGATCGGAGCCGCCCCGACATGCCGATCACGCGACGCCCTCCCCACGCGCGTCGACGAGCCTGCCCCGGTCGAGCTGGACGATGCGGCCCATCCGCTCGGCGTGGGCGTGGTCGTGCGTCACGAGGACCAGCGCGCACCCCCGGCCCGTCGTCTCCAGCAGGGCGTCGATGACGATCCGGCCGGTCTCGGTGTCCAGCGCGCCGGTCGGCTCGTCGGCCAGCACGATCCTCGGCTCCCGCACCAGCGCCCGCGCGATGGCGACCCGCTGCTGTTCACCGCCGGACATCCTGGGCGGCTTGTTCTTGGCCAGGTGCGCGATGCCGACCCGTTCGAGCGCGGACATCACCTTCTCCCGCCGTCTGCGCCGCGGCAGCCAGCCCTGCCCGTTGACCAGGGCCATCGCCACGTTCTGGGCCGCGGTCAGGTGCTTGAGCAGGAAGAAGCGCTGGAAGACGAAGCCGAACTCGGCGCTGCGCATCGCCGCGGCCTTGCGCTCGGGAAGCCGGGTGATGTCCTCGTCACCCAGGTGATAGGTGCCGCCGTCGGCCCGATCGAACAGGCCGATGAGGCTCAGCAGCGTGCTCTTGCCGGAGCCGGAGCGACCGAGGATCGCCACGCTCTCCCCACCGTGGACGGTGAGGTCCACGTCGGCGAGGATCGTGCGCGGCTCGCCCTGCCCCTTGAGGGTCTTCGTGATGCCGCTGAGGTGGATCAGTCTCGGATGCAGCTGCCCGGCCAACGATTCCACGCGCGGCAGCTGTCGTGTCGCGTCGTCCGTGATCACGGCTGGGAGACCCCGCTCTCGGACTCCGGTCCGGCGCCGTCGCCGCCGGGCAGGTCCTCGCCGGGCGGGATGCTCGGGCCGGGCACGGCCAGCGTCTCGTCCCCGGTGAGCCCCGAGACGACCTCGATCACCTCGCCGTCGCTGAG
This genomic stretch from Actinoalloteichus hoggarensis harbors:
- a CDS encoding ABC transporter permease, with the protein product MSGRLRSSLIIGGQGIRARKLRTFLSMVSLFLGVLAVVAVQAGAEIAQRAMLADIELTQGVDGTTRMYLPMHATSAGIAQDVLAGRNDAVAVSSESVILGEPGVAPINPQAAPFDMPGAYGGTTTYCDATGCYEEPDPNASLPAGQAIELILTSLSGDITEFRPFRPVSGEWLDFTDAPSLAPRIVLNEHAAEGLELYDIPGEMQVPSATVNLSPQIVGVVDDGGWGPAAYVRADEMRNWQPTGDDASSSADSYGAEVYLSPTAVDVEQLLRSRLSAAGVNTDDMGSWVITSRADAEDQLAMMRMVFLGLAALVLLIGIAGILNVGLATVGERIEEFALRRAVGTSRMLLAGIVLAETLLTGLITAAAAIGAGALGIQMISMVMGGSNPELADLAFPWQAGVSGVVAGLVAGILGGLIPAIRAARIPIATVMRA
- a CDS encoding ABC transporter ATP-binding protein codes for the protein MITDDATRQLPRVESLAGQLHPRLIHLSGITKTLKGQGEPRTILADVDLTVHGGESVAILGRSGSGKSTLLSLIGLFDRADGGTYHLGDEDITRLPERKAAAMRSAEFGFVFQRFFLLKHLTAAQNVAMALVNGQGWLPRRRRREKVMSALERVGIAHLAKNKPPRMSGGEQQRVAIARALVREPRIVLADEPTGALDTETGRIVIDALLETTGRGCALVLVTHDHAHAERMGRIVQLDRGRLVDARGEGVA